A portion of the Pleuronectes platessa chromosome 15, fPlePla1.1, whole genome shotgun sequence genome contains these proteins:
- the LOC128456703 gene encoding lysophosphatidic acid receptor 6: protein MEQWNMSDAPVKSFSLLSNCTMDTSYRFTFYQVSYSVIFVLGLATNTLALRRLCRSPFTVNSTAIYMVSLSTADLFFVFSLPLRIYHYYQKAQASSSTTRELSSWTPGVAFCHLTFTLKYISLYGGIFFLVCIAVDRYFAVVHPLASTVRRLRVAQLVSGGIWCLVLGLSVGLSLLRSAAAHQHQPCLLDPTSQRHRTIILAVLCTVLGLFLFPTMLLLYSYCKVLSVLSQSRHRSRSQRYSRKHTLTIIYWVLAIFLLCFLPYHINLLGYTLTHLGLLSHCGLAKVTKAVHPVMLSLASSNCCLNPLIYYFSSSLAHREAPGSGGSGSR, encoded by the coding sequence ATGGAGCAGTGGAATATGAGTGATGCTCCAGTCAAATCATTCTCACTATTGTCTAACTGCACCATGGACACCAGCTACCGCTTCACTTTCTACCAAGTGTCCTACAGTGTCATCTTCGTGCTGGGATTGGCCACCAACACCCTGGCTCTGCGCAGACTGTGTCGATCGCCCTTCACCGTCAATAGCACAGCCATCTACATGGTCAGCCTGTCCACTGCCGACttgttttttgtcttctccCTTCCTCTGAGAATCTACCACTATTACCAAAAGGCTCAAGCCTCTTCCTCCACCACGAGAGAGCTGTCCAGCTGGACTCCCGGAGTAGCATTCTGCCACCTTACTTTCACCCTCAAATACATCAGCCTGTATGGGGGCATCTTCTTCCTGGTGTGCATTGCCGTGGACCGTTACTTTGCTGTGGTGCACCCTCTTGCATCAACAGTCCGCCGGCTGCGTGTTGCACAGCTGGTGAGTGGGGGGATCTGGTGCCTGGTGCTAGGGCTGAGTGTGGGTCTGTCTCTGCTGCGATCAGCAGCTGCTCACCAACACCAGCCCTGTCTCCTGGACCCGACCTCCCAGCGCCACCGCACCATCATACTGGCGGTCCTCTGCACAGTGCTGGGCTTATTTCTGTTTCCCACTATGCTGCTTCTCTACAGTTACTGCAAAGTGCTGAGCGTGCTGAGCCAGTCCAGACACCGCTCCCGTAGTCAGCGCTACAGCCGCAAGCACACTCTCACAATCATTTACTGGGTTCTGGCCATCTTCCTGTTGTGCTTCCTCCCCTATCACATCAACCTGCTGGGATACACACTCACTCATTTGGGGCTGCTGTCCCATTGTGGCCTGGCCAAAGTGACCAAGGCTGTGCACCCTGTGATGCTGTCACTAGCCAGCTCCAACTGCTGCCTGAACCCACTCATCTACTATTTCTCCAGCAGCCTGGCGCACAGGGAGGCGcctggcagtggaggcagcggcAGTCGGTGA
- the slc6a7 gene encoding sodium-dependent proline transporter isoform X2, protein MQDSGKPAPGSPDVVSASSAQSAHLKGHSITQNGHSAAATPAPEFEFRPPSPALPSTPIIPREQWGGKYEFLLSCLGYCVGLGNVWRFPYLCYRNGGGAFLIPYFIMLFVTGVPLFLMELSLGQYGAAGPITVWKCCPLLKGIGIGMLCVSTLVCLYYNVIIAWTFYYLGSSFQSPLPWSCEALANAGLCGNNNTGNSSTGKTLSPTEIFWNERVLGVVHSEGLHDPGPVRWQLALCLLAAWIIIFLCMLKGIRSSGKVVYVTATFPYFVLLVLIIRGATLEGSLQGVAFYLTPDWGRLSNAQVWNDAASQVFYSLGIGVGGLLSMASYNKFDNNVIRDTLIITTGNCTTSFLAGFAIFSILGHMAWRKGVPVGEVADTGPGLAFVAYPEALALLPGSVFWSILFFIMLFMLGIDTLFGNMEGITTAVIDEFPQLRGNALHKSLFLGVLCFCFYLMGLLLVTNGGIYWFTLIDSFSTSFGLIIITLFMCIGISFFYGVNQFCQDILDMINPCPPWCRKVLLYFKACWVFFTPVLLLLILTYIFIEMYRTSLHYGSYVYPLWGKALGVCIGATCCLQILIWAIVAICKETGTLRERFQKSIRPLNSWRVNNLNSTRAAQESVEPERVEAPFTVTLTDMDFNAMTWEEGYQA, encoded by the exons ATGCAGGACAGCGGCAAACCAGCACCCGGGAGTCCCGATGTAGTCAGTGCGAGCTCGGCGCAG TCAGCCCATCTGAAAGGGCATAGCATCACTCAAAATGGCCACAGCGCCGCAGCTACACCTGCTCCAGAGTTCGAATTCCGACCTCCAAGTCCTGCACTCCCTTCGACCCCGATCATCCCGAGGGAGCAGTGGGGAGGGAAGTACGAGTTCCTGCTCTCCTGTCTTGGATACTGCGTGGGACTGGGCAACGTGTGGCGGTTCCCATACCTTTGTTACCGCAATGGAGGAG GTGCGTTTCTCATCCCCTACTTCATTATGCTCTTTGTTACTGGCGTTCCACTCTTCCTCATGGAGCTGAGTTTAGGCCAGTACGGAGCCGCCGGCCCCATCACTGTGTGGAAATGCTGCCCTCTGCTCAAAG GTATTGGCATTGGGATGCTCTGTGTGTCCACGCTGGTGTGTCTCTACTATAACGTCATCATAGCGTGGACATTTTACTACCTGGGCAGCTCTTTCCAGAGCCCACTGCCCTGGTCCTGTGAGGCTTTGGCCAATGCAGGTCTCTGTGGTAACAACAACACGGGCAACAGCTCCACCGGTAAAACCCTCAGCCCCACCGAAATCTTCTGGAA TGAGCGTGTGCTGGGTGTAGTACACAGCGAAGGCCTTCATGACCCGGGCCCTGTTCGGTGGCAACTGGCCCTGTGCCTCCTGGCTGCCTGGATCATCATCTTCCTGTGTATGCTCAAGGGCATCCGCAGCTCTGGCAAG GTGGTTTATGTAACAGCCACCTTCCCGTACTTTGTGCTCCTTGTTCTGATCATCAGAGGTGCGACACTGGAGGGCTCCCTTCAGGGTGTTGCCTTCTACCTCACCCCGGACTGGGGCAGACTATCTAATGCACAG GTGTGGAATGACGCGGCCTCACAGGTCTTCTACTCCTTAGGTATTGGAGTCGGAGGGCTGCTTTCTATGGCCTCTTACAATAAGTTCGACAACAACGTCATCAG GGATACCTTGATTATCACGACAGGAAACTGCACCACCAGCTTCTTAGCGGGATTTGCTATATTCTCAATCCTGGGCCACATGGCTTGGAGGAAGGGGGTACCTGTTGGAGAGGTGGCTGATACGG GTCCTGGTTTGGCCTTTGTTGCTTACCCAGAGGCCCTTGCTCTCCTGCCAGGCTCGGTGTTCTGGTCCATCCTGTTCTTCATCATGCTCTTTATGCTTGGTATTGATACACTG TTTGGCAACATGGAGGGCATCACAACCGCCGTGATAGATGAATTTCCACAGCTCAGAGGGAACGCGCTGCACAAGTCGCTGTTCTTGGGCGTGCTGTGTTTCTGCTTCTACCTTATGGGTCTCTTGTTAGTGACCAAC GGAGGGATTTACTGGTTCACCCTCATTGACTCCTTCAGCACTAGCTTCggcctcatcatcatcaccctctTCATGTGCATTGGCATCTCCTTCTTCTATG GAGTCAACCAGTTTTGTCAAGATATTCTTGATATGATCAACCCCTGCCCTCCCTGGTGCAGAAAAGTGCTGCTTTACTTCAAAGCATGCTGGGTTTTCTTCACTCCGGTTCTTCTACTG CTCATCCTGACGTACATCTTCATTGAGATGTACAGAACGTCCCTCCACTACGGGTCCTACGTGTACCCTCTGTGGGGTAAAGCGCTGGGCGTGTGCATCGGTGCGACCTGCTGCCTGCAGATCCTCATCTGGGCCATTGTGGCCATCTGCAAGGAAACTGGAACACTGAGAGAA CGTTTCCAGAAATCGATTCGACCTCTGAATTCCTGGAGAGTTAACAACCTGAACAGCACCAGGGCAGCCCAGGAGAGTGTGGAGCCCGAGAGGGTGGAGGCTCCGTTCACTGTCACGCTTACAGACATGGACTTCAATGCGATGACGTGGGAGGAGGGATACCAGGCGTGA
- the slc6a7 gene encoding sodium-dependent proline transporter isoform X1: MQDSGKPAPGSPDVVSASSAQKSAHLKGHSITQNGHSAAATPAPEFEFRPPSPALPSTPIIPREQWGGKYEFLLSCLGYCVGLGNVWRFPYLCYRNGGGAFLIPYFIMLFVTGVPLFLMELSLGQYGAAGPITVWKCCPLLKGIGIGMLCVSTLVCLYYNVIIAWTFYYLGSSFQSPLPWSCEALANAGLCGNNNTGNSSTGKTLSPTEIFWNERVLGVVHSEGLHDPGPVRWQLALCLLAAWIIIFLCMLKGIRSSGKVVYVTATFPYFVLLVLIIRGATLEGSLQGVAFYLTPDWGRLSNAQVWNDAASQVFYSLGIGVGGLLSMASYNKFDNNVIRDTLIITTGNCTTSFLAGFAIFSILGHMAWRKGVPVGEVADTGPGLAFVAYPEALALLPGSVFWSILFFIMLFMLGIDTLFGNMEGITTAVIDEFPQLRGNALHKSLFLGVLCFCFYLMGLLLVTNGGIYWFTLIDSFSTSFGLIIITLFMCIGISFFYGVNQFCQDILDMINPCPPWCRKVLLYFKACWVFFTPVLLLLILTYIFIEMYRTSLHYGSYVYPLWGKALGVCIGATCCLQILIWAIVAICKETGTLRERFQKSIRPLNSWRVNNLNSTRAAQESVEPERVEAPFTVTLTDMDFNAMTWEEGYQA; this comes from the exons ATGCAGGACAGCGGCAAACCAGCACCCGGGAGTCCCGATGTAGTCAGTGCGAGCTCGGCGCAG AAGTCAGCCCATCTGAAAGGGCATAGCATCACTCAAAATGGCCACAGCGCCGCAGCTACACCTGCTCCAGAGTTCGAATTCCGACCTCCAAGTCCTGCACTCCCTTCGACCCCGATCATCCCGAGGGAGCAGTGGGGAGGGAAGTACGAGTTCCTGCTCTCCTGTCTTGGATACTGCGTGGGACTGGGCAACGTGTGGCGGTTCCCATACCTTTGTTACCGCAATGGAGGAG GTGCGTTTCTCATCCCCTACTTCATTATGCTCTTTGTTACTGGCGTTCCACTCTTCCTCATGGAGCTGAGTTTAGGCCAGTACGGAGCCGCCGGCCCCATCACTGTGTGGAAATGCTGCCCTCTGCTCAAAG GTATTGGCATTGGGATGCTCTGTGTGTCCACGCTGGTGTGTCTCTACTATAACGTCATCATAGCGTGGACATTTTACTACCTGGGCAGCTCTTTCCAGAGCCCACTGCCCTGGTCCTGTGAGGCTTTGGCCAATGCAGGTCTCTGTGGTAACAACAACACGGGCAACAGCTCCACCGGTAAAACCCTCAGCCCCACCGAAATCTTCTGGAA TGAGCGTGTGCTGGGTGTAGTACACAGCGAAGGCCTTCATGACCCGGGCCCTGTTCGGTGGCAACTGGCCCTGTGCCTCCTGGCTGCCTGGATCATCATCTTCCTGTGTATGCTCAAGGGCATCCGCAGCTCTGGCAAG GTGGTTTATGTAACAGCCACCTTCCCGTACTTTGTGCTCCTTGTTCTGATCATCAGAGGTGCGACACTGGAGGGCTCCCTTCAGGGTGTTGCCTTCTACCTCACCCCGGACTGGGGCAGACTATCTAATGCACAG GTGTGGAATGACGCGGCCTCACAGGTCTTCTACTCCTTAGGTATTGGAGTCGGAGGGCTGCTTTCTATGGCCTCTTACAATAAGTTCGACAACAACGTCATCAG GGATACCTTGATTATCACGACAGGAAACTGCACCACCAGCTTCTTAGCGGGATTTGCTATATTCTCAATCCTGGGCCACATGGCTTGGAGGAAGGGGGTACCTGTTGGAGAGGTGGCTGATACGG GTCCTGGTTTGGCCTTTGTTGCTTACCCAGAGGCCCTTGCTCTCCTGCCAGGCTCGGTGTTCTGGTCCATCCTGTTCTTCATCATGCTCTTTATGCTTGGTATTGATACACTG TTTGGCAACATGGAGGGCATCACAACCGCCGTGATAGATGAATTTCCACAGCTCAGAGGGAACGCGCTGCACAAGTCGCTGTTCTTGGGCGTGCTGTGTTTCTGCTTCTACCTTATGGGTCTCTTGTTAGTGACCAAC GGAGGGATTTACTGGTTCACCCTCATTGACTCCTTCAGCACTAGCTTCggcctcatcatcatcaccctctTCATGTGCATTGGCATCTCCTTCTTCTATG GAGTCAACCAGTTTTGTCAAGATATTCTTGATATGATCAACCCCTGCCCTCCCTGGTGCAGAAAAGTGCTGCTTTACTTCAAAGCATGCTGGGTTTTCTTCACTCCGGTTCTTCTACTG CTCATCCTGACGTACATCTTCATTGAGATGTACAGAACGTCCCTCCACTACGGGTCCTACGTGTACCCTCTGTGGGGTAAAGCGCTGGGCGTGTGCATCGGTGCGACCTGCTGCCTGCAGATCCTCATCTGGGCCATTGTGGCCATCTGCAAGGAAACTGGAACACTGAGAGAA CGTTTCCAGAAATCGATTCGACCTCTGAATTCCTGGAGAGTTAACAACCTGAACAGCACCAGGGCAGCCCAGGAGAGTGTGGAGCCCGAGAGGGTGGAGGCTCCGTTCACTGTCACGCTTACAGACATGGACTTCAATGCGATGACGTGGGAGGAGGGATACCAGGCGTGA